One window of the Sphaerochaeta associata genome contains the following:
- a CDS encoding Bug family tripartite tricarboxylate transporter substrate binding protein has translation MNRRITIALMLFCTFGLFAAGVAEQTSPVYPQKPITMIVPYGAGGTTDISGRQLAIQLEKHLGKSITVINQGGASGSIGARTVLDAKSDGYTVLFTAESLGTQRVMGLSEMSYDDFTPIMVAVNDPKVIVVHKDSPYQTLQDLVNDIKSRPGKVKMSYTGPGGSGHVQALIYNKMGLDMALTAYPGGADCIVAVLGRQVEFTNSNYSTVTGYLESGDLKLLGISALQRLEAHPEVPTLDEILPGSQKYLGNPFTPLSLLVKADVPATVVQILREAASKAVQEQAWKDFVAKNSLDKLYEKYPDEASMRSFFTEWESLVSWLLYDNGAAKISPEKFGIKKLHY, from the coding sequence ATGAATCGTCGAATTACCATCGCTCTTATGCTCTTTTGCACCTTTGGATTGTTTGCGGCAGGAGTTGCCGAGCAAACTTCCCCGGTATATCCACAAAAACCCATCACCATGATTGTTCCATACGGAGCGGGTGGGACGACCGACATCAGTGGAAGGCAGTTGGCCATCCAACTGGAAAAGCATCTGGGCAAGAGCATCACGGTGATCAATCAGGGTGGGGCGAGCGGTTCCATCGGGGCACGGACGGTGCTCGATGCAAAAAGCGATGGATATACCGTTCTCTTTACGGCTGAATCATTGGGAACCCAACGTGTCATGGGGCTCAGTGAGATGAGTTATGATGATTTCACCCCCATCATGGTTGCAGTCAACGATCCTAAAGTAATTGTTGTCCATAAGGATTCACCCTATCAAACGCTGCAGGATTTGGTAAACGATATCAAGAGCCGTCCCGGCAAGGTGAAAATGTCCTATACAGGACCTGGTGGTTCTGGGCACGTCCAGGCGCTCATCTACAACAAAATGGGTTTGGACATGGCCTTGACTGCATACCCCGGTGGTGCCGACTGCATTGTAGCCGTTCTTGGCAGACAGGTTGAGTTTACCAATTCCAACTACTCAACGGTGACCGGATATTTGGAAAGCGGGGATCTCAAACTGTTGGGAATCTCTGCACTCCAGAGATTGGAGGCACATCCCGAAGTCCCGACGCTCGATGAGATTCTTCCCGGTTCACAGAAGTATCTGGGCAATCCCTTTACTCCGCTCTCCTTGCTTGTGAAAGCCGATGTTCCTGCCACTGTTGTCCAGATTCTTCGGGAAGCTGCCTCCAAGGCGGTCCAAGAGCAGGCATGGAAGGACTTTGTTGCGAAAAACTCATTGGACAAGCTGTATGAGAAGTACCCGGACGAGGCTTCCATGCGCTCCTTCTTCACCGAGTGGGAATCCCTTGTTTCTTGGTTGTTGTATGACAACGGAGCTGCAAAAATCAGTCCTGAGAAGTTCGGCATCAAGAAGTTGCATTACTAG
- a CDS encoding thiamine diphosphokinase: MSKAIIYTGGGAPASIPFGLVQKGDYVIAADSGYDTARKLGTHVDLCVGDFDSTSLSNEIQNRVHERSLRDKDESDTELAIKKAISMGYDSYCLVGGGGFRMDHLFATFSLFDRFGPPDLWYTGYEEVHLVRGYQRFEGLKAGRHVSLFPTSFTKEAFITAKQLQWPLENHRLSMDTLSLSNRTTDSFLDVFAKQGGVLFVSFPVADKLP; this comes from the coding sequence ATGAGTAAAGCAATTATATATACAGGTGGCGGTGCTCCAGCATCCATTCCTTTTGGATTGGTGCAGAAGGGTGATTACGTCATCGCCGCCGACAGCGGGTATGATACAGCACGCAAGCTCGGCACGCATGTCGACCTGTGTGTCGGCGATTTTGACTCCACATCCCTTTCAAATGAAATCCAAAACCGGGTCCATGAAAGAAGTCTTCGTGACAAAGACGAAAGCGATACCGAGTTGGCAATCAAGAAAGCGATCAGCATGGGGTATGACTCGTATTGTCTTGTGGGTGGAGGAGGCTTTCGAATGGATCACCTGTTTGCAACATTCAGCCTGTTCGACCGGTTTGGCCCCCCCGATCTTTGGTATACTGGATACGAGGAAGTACATCTGGTGCGCGGGTACCAGCGTTTCGAAGGTCTGAAGGCAGGGCGGCATGTCAGTCTTTTCCCAACCAGTTTCACCAAGGAAGCGTTTATAACCGCAAAGCAGTTGCAATGGCCTTTGGAAAACCATCGATTGTCGATGGATACCCTTTCGCTCTCAAACCGCACCACTGATTCCTTCCTGGATGTATTTGCAAAACAGGGGGGGGTACTGTTTGTCAGCTTCCCGGTTGCAGACAAGCTGCCCTAG
- a CDS encoding DUF1015 domain-containing protein, giving the protein MSNVAQHLAQYALKCADIMIPKPGTDLTKWAVVACDQYTSEPEYWEQAAEYVKNDPSTLHLIYPEVYLEEADPEKRIRSINSAMQDYIKNGIFTTYPNCFFLVHRTTDNCPNGRWGLLVALDLEHYDYAKDSRTLIRATEGTILSRIPPRKEIRRNAPLELPHIMVLINDEKRSIIEPLTKKTEQLKKAYDTELMAGGGHLSAWVVDRQEDLEAIALAVKAMHDALDPSNPLLFAMGDGNHSLATAKSCWMDIKQPLSEEELKNHPARYALVELENIFDPGLEFEPIHRVLFNLSKETFLQEIAKVCTSYVEKKVPSKEEVVAQINVNDGLQKFGYCDADGCSVFVLQQPKASIAAGTLQLVIDSLLAHKLATVDYIHGVDVSANLGRKKGNIALILPDVSKATFFDTIIKDNALPRKTFSMGEAHEKRYYMEARRIQN; this is encoded by the coding sequence ATGTCCAACGTTGCTCAACACTTGGCCCAGTATGCACTCAAATGTGCCGATATCATGATTCCTAAACCAGGAACCGACCTGACCAAATGGGCTGTCGTTGCTTGTGATCAGTATACTTCAGAACCCGAGTATTGGGAACAAGCAGCCGAATATGTAAAAAACGATCCATCCACCCTGCACCTGATCTACCCGGAAGTCTACCTGGAGGAAGCAGATCCCGAGAAACGCATCAGATCAATCAATTCTGCGATGCAGGATTATATTAAAAACGGTATTTTCACCACCTATCCAAACTGTTTTTTCCTTGTCCATCGTACAACGGACAATTGTCCGAATGGAAGATGGGGGTTGCTGGTCGCCCTGGATCTGGAACACTACGACTATGCCAAGGACTCAAGAACCTTGATCAGGGCAACCGAAGGGACGATTCTGAGCCGCATCCCTCCGAGAAAGGAGATCAGGCGCAACGCTCCGCTGGAGCTGCCACATATCATGGTGTTGATAAACGACGAGAAACGTTCGATCATCGAGCCGTTGACAAAGAAAACCGAGCAGCTGAAAAAAGCATATGATACTGAATTGATGGCCGGCGGAGGGCATCTCAGCGCATGGGTCGTCGACCGGCAGGAGGACCTTGAAGCCATTGCACTGGCAGTAAAAGCCATGCATGACGCCTTGGACCCCTCCAATCCCCTGCTCTTTGCCATGGGCGATGGAAACCATAGCCTGGCAACGGCGAAAAGCTGCTGGATGGACATCAAGCAACCCTTGAGCGAAGAAGAATTGAAAAACCATCCTGCCCGGTATGCACTGGTGGAACTGGAAAACATTTTTGATCCAGGCCTCGAATTTGAACCAATTCACCGCGTTCTCTTCAATCTCTCCAAGGAGACGTTCCTTCAAGAGATTGCCAAGGTATGCACCTCGTATGTTGAAAAGAAAGTCCCTTCCAAAGAAGAAGTGGTGGCACAGATCAATGTGAACGATGGTCTGCAAAAATTCGGGTACTGTGATGCCGATGGATGTTCGGTGTTCGTTCTGCAACAGCCAAAAGCGTCCATTGCCGCAGGCACACTGCAGCTTGTCATCGATTCGCTGCTTGCACACAAGCTTGCAACTGTGGATTATATCCACGGCGTCGATGTGTCTGCTAATCTCGGGCGGAAAAAAGGAAACATCGCTCTCATTCTTCCCGATGTTTCCAAGGCCACCTTCTTTGATACCATCATCAAGGATAATGCGCTTCCGCGGAAAACCTTCTCCATGGGAGAGGCGCATGAGAAGCGATATTATATGGAGGCTCGACGCATCCAGAACTAA
- a CDS encoding L-threonylcarbamoyladenylate synthase — protein MNVNGDRIVGWMVEEAQLLYKTVDSTIDRVVRYLQEDNLLVLPCDTIYGLSGRYATTFDKLCALKKTTGQHQFIVLATLEQAHQLCKVPPILEKHWPCALTVILENHEGGQSTAIRVPNDPFIQTILTKLGRPIYSTSVNDTGFTITNITDIIFTYKQKVKAIVIDPDRGRDTPSTLIDCTKAPYELVRCGAYDASQLLV, from the coding sequence TTGAACGTAAACGGAGATAGAATTGTGGGTTGGATGGTTGAGGAAGCGCAGCTGCTCTACAAGACGGTGGATTCCACCATTGATCGGGTGGTGCGGTATTTGCAGGAGGATAATCTCTTGGTTCTCCCCTGTGACACGATATATGGCTTGAGCGGCCGATATGCAACAACTTTTGACAAATTGTGTGCTCTCAAGAAGACTACCGGACAACACCAATTCATCGTGCTTGCCACCTTGGAGCAGGCGCATCAGCTTTGCAAGGTACCGCCGATTCTGGAAAAACACTGGCCTTGTGCACTGACAGTCATTCTGGAAAACCACGAGGGCGGGCAAAGTACCGCCATCAGGGTTCCAAACGACCCATTCATTCAGACGATCCTCACCAAACTCGGCAGGCCCATCTACTCCACCAGTGTCAATGATACTGGCTTCACCATCACCAATATAACCGATATCATCTTTACGTATAAGCAGAAAGTAAAGGCCATAGTCATCGATCCGGATAGAGGAAGGGATACTCCCTCCACCCTGATCGATTGCACGAAAGCGCCCTATGAGCTTGTACGCTGCGGCGCTTACGATGCGTCACAGCTGCTTGTTTAG
- the aroH gene encoding chorismate mutase: MHKPTICAIRGAICVAKDEPLYIEAAACRLYKAILEQNNLDEENVASLLITQTSDLKSRNPATGLRKGGYCSTTPLFCMQELEIEGMLERVIRMLLILNFHTDKTKAVFMDGAERLRPDLQKQ, encoded by the coding sequence ATGCATAAACCAACCATATGTGCCATTCGTGGTGCGATTTGTGTAGCAAAGGATGAACCGCTATACATAGAAGCTGCCGCCTGCAGGCTCTACAAGGCTATTCTTGAGCAAAACAATCTGGATGAAGAGAATGTCGCGAGTCTTCTGATCACCCAAACCAGTGATTTGAAGAGCAGAAATCCAGCAACCGGCCTGAGAAAAGGCGGGTATTGCAGCACCACGCCGTTGTTCTGCATGCAGGAGCTTGAGATTGAAGGGATGCTGGAGCGCGTCATCCGCATGCTTCTCATCCTCAACTTCCATACAGACAAAACCAAGGCGGTGTTCATGGATGGGGCGGAAAGACTTCGTCCTGATTTGCAAAAACAATAA
- a CDS encoding tripartite tricarboxylate transporter TctB family protein, translating into MTTHHKHSMTCYEGIAFLLLSVSLIVYSLVNHAEAQVEWKQSPYLFPLLIAVFLLPLSLSVIKQGAKQCPQESGKFQGKPTLVMVAATALYIASMGLLGFLVSTALFLLFIIRYLGEKRWVVTISIAILFPVVLYLLFAMLLHVMLP; encoded by the coding sequence ATGACCACGCACCACAAGCACAGTATGACATGCTATGAGGGCATTGCATTTCTCCTGCTCTCCGTCAGTCTTATCGTGTACTCACTAGTCAATCATGCAGAGGCTCAAGTTGAGTGGAAACAGTCACCGTATCTGTTTCCACTGTTGATAGCCGTGTTTTTGCTTCCACTCTCCCTGTCTGTGATAAAACAGGGAGCGAAGCAGTGCCCGCAGGAATCGGGGAAGTTTCAAGGAAAACCAACGCTGGTAATGGTTGCAGCAACCGCTCTTTACATTGCAAGTATGGGCCTGCTTGGATTTTTGGTCAGCACCGCTCTTTTCTTGCTGTTCATCATTCGGTATCTGGGAGAGAAACGATGGGTTGTGACCATCAGCATTGCCATCCTTTTTCCTGTGGTGCTGTATCTGCTATTCGCCATGCTTTTGCATGTGATGCTGCCATAG
- a CDS encoding septum formation initiator family protein, whose protein sequence is MTRKFPLIFALSLAISFPLLLSVFGEGGFLHNQALRKEIERLRYSQQVLSLQVDSLTMQRERMGERDAIQDAAFKYGYQREGEQVFYFDLGDEALAMAAPVTAGEPYSRPSFEGLPTIFVFLMALALSTLLTICYALLERKRR, encoded by the coding sequence ATGACAAGAAAATTCCCGCTGATATTCGCTTTGAGCCTAGCTATATCCTTCCCGTTGCTTCTTTCCGTCTTCGGGGAGGGAGGTTTTCTCCATAACCAGGCCCTGCGCAAGGAAATCGAACGCCTGCGCTATTCACAGCAAGTCCTTTCGTTGCAGGTAGACTCCTTGACCATGCAGCGGGAGCGGATGGGGGAGCGCGATGCAATCCAGGACGCCGCCTTCAAATACGGTTACCAACGTGAGGGCGAGCAAGTCTTTTATTTCGACCTTGGTGATGAGGCTTTGGCCATGGCAGCTCCTGTTACCGCAGGAGAGCCTTACAGCCGCCCATCCTTTGAAGGTTTGCCAACCATCTTCGTTTTCCTTATGGCACTAGCATTATCAACCCTACTTACGATATGCTATGCATTGCTTGAACGTAAACGGAGATAG
- a CDS encoding ribonuclease Z, whose translation MNFEVFVLGTSGMMPLPNRYLTSAMVRRDGELFLFDCGEGTQVSLKMLNLKWKKIHSIFISHMHADHVTGLPGILMLSSQVDRNEPLTIYGPAKLKEYIDANRRILDMYINYEIIVKVAEQGVILETEDFTVSAFPLHHTKPCVGYVMQEKDRPGEFHPDTARQLGVPMGPMWGRLQKGLAVTLGDGTVVESHQVMGQKREGRKFSYVTDSIYLPSIADHVRKSDLLLCEGMFTADMAETAFEKKHMTAEHAARIAKEAEVAQLGLLHYSPRYSDRELKYLLKDAKKVFGPSILTKDRMCFDIPLKS comes from the coding sequence ATGAATTTTGAAGTATTTGTTCTGGGGACCAGCGGCATGATGCCTCTTCCCAATAGGTATCTTACCAGCGCGATGGTTCGCCGGGACGGGGAGCTTTTTCTGTTTGACTGCGGAGAGGGAACCCAGGTTTCGCTGAAGATGTTGAATCTCAAATGGAAAAAAATCCACTCCATATTTATCAGTCATATGCATGCAGACCATGTCACCGGCCTTCCAGGAATCCTGATGCTCTCAAGCCAGGTCGACCGTAATGAGCCTCTTACCATTTACGGTCCTGCGAAACTCAAGGAGTATATCGACGCCAATCGGCGCATTCTCGATATGTACATCAATTATGAGATCATCGTGAAGGTTGCAGAGCAGGGAGTCATCCTCGAGACAGAGGATTTCACTGTCTCCGCCTTCCCGTTGCACCATACAAAACCTTGTGTAGGGTATGTCATGCAGGAGAAGGACCGCCCCGGTGAATTCCACCCTGATACGGCGCGGCAACTGGGTGTTCCCATGGGTCCGATGTGGGGCAGGCTGCAAAAGGGCCTTGCGGTAACGCTGGGCGATGGTACGGTCGTAGAAAGTCACCAAGTAATGGGCCAGAAGCGGGAAGGGCGTAAATTCAGCTACGTAACCGATTCAATCTATCTTCCTTCCATCGCAGATCATGTGAGAAAAAGCGACCTGTTGCTTTGCGAGGGCATGTTCACCGCCGATATGGCTGAGACGGCTTTTGAGAAAAAGCATATGACGGCCGAACATGCTGCGAGGATTGCCAAAGAGGCGGAGGTGGCGCAGCTCGGCCTTTTACACTACAGTCCCCGCTACAGCGACCGTGAACTCAAGTACTTGCTCAAGGATGCAAAAAAAGTCTTCGGGCCGTCAATTCTGACCAAAGACCGTATGTGTTTTGATATTCCGCTGAAAAGTTAA